In Streptomyces sp. NBC_00483, a single window of DNA contains:
- a CDS encoding ABC transporter permease codes for MGAVRLYATVAAGGFRRYATYRGATLAGVFTNTVFGLIIACTYIALWDERPQLGGYDQAQALTFVWVGQAMFAVMVLQIGGGFETDLMERIRSGDIAVDLYRPVDLQCWWLAQDLGRAAFQFLGRGVVPMAVGSLIFELALPADPLRWVAFLLTLLGGASVSFAIRYLVALSAFWLMDGSGIVQMSGLVSTFLSGMLLPLNVFPGAFGEFARALPWSALLQVPADVLLGERGVGGALLFQVVWAVVLLGAGRLLQSAATRRVVVQGG; via the coding sequence GTGGGAGCAGTGCGGCTGTACGCGACCGTCGCCGCAGGAGGTTTCCGCAGATACGCCACCTACCGCGGGGCGACCCTCGCCGGGGTCTTCACGAACACCGTGTTCGGCCTGATCATCGCCTGCACCTATATCGCGCTGTGGGACGAGCGGCCGCAGCTCGGCGGGTACGACCAGGCGCAGGCGCTGACGTTCGTGTGGGTCGGGCAGGCGATGTTCGCAGTGATGGTGCTGCAGATCGGTGGCGGTTTCGAGACCGATCTGATGGAGCGGATCCGCAGCGGGGACATCGCGGTCGATCTGTACCGGCCGGTGGATCTGCAGTGCTGGTGGCTGGCGCAGGATCTCGGCCGGGCGGCCTTTCAGTTCCTGGGGCGCGGGGTCGTGCCGATGGCGGTGGGGTCGCTGATCTTCGAACTCGCGCTGCCCGCCGACCCGTTGAGGTGGGTGGCGTTTCTGCTGACGCTGCTCGGCGGGGCGTCGGTGAGTTTCGCGATCCGCTATCTGGTGGCGCTGTCGGCGTTCTGGCTGATGGACGGCAGCGGGATCGTGCAGATGTCGGGGCTCGTGTCGACGTTCCTTTCGGGGATGCTGCTGCCGCTGAACGTGTTCCCGGGCGCCTTCGGCGAGTTCGCCCGCGCGCTGCCGTGGTCGGCGCTGCTCCAGGTGCCGGCGGATGTGCTGCTCGGTGAGCGGGGCGTGGGTGGCGCGCTGCTGTTCCAGGTGGTGTGGGCGGTGGTGCTGCTCGGTGCCGGGCGGCTGCTGCAGTCCGCCGCGACGCGGAGGGTGGTGGTGCAGGGTGGCTGA
- a CDS encoding ABC transporter permease, translating to MWIRSTMTYRASFLMTVFGNFAVTGLEFVGILLMFSQVDKLGGYGLSEIAFLYGAAGTSFGLADLAFGSVGRLGQRVRDGTLDTFLVRPAPVLAQVAADRFALRRLGRVTQGAVVLAYGLTVIDVAWTPLKVLLVPVLVVSGGAIFTAVFIAGAAFQIVAQDASEVQNAATFGGNAMLSYPPTVFGDTLLRGVTFVLPLAFVNWLPGLYILGRPYPLDLPRWVAFAPPLVAAVCLALALSAWRAALRTYRSTGS from the coding sequence ATGTGGATCCGGTCCACGATGACGTACCGGGCATCGTTCCTGATGACGGTCTTCGGGAACTTCGCGGTGACAGGACTGGAGTTCGTCGGGATCCTGCTGATGTTCTCGCAGGTGGACAAGCTCGGCGGGTACGGGCTGTCCGAGATCGCCTTTCTGTACGGGGCGGCGGGCACGTCCTTCGGCCTGGCGGATCTGGCGTTCGGGTCGGTGGGGCGGCTCGGGCAGCGGGTGCGGGACGGCACGCTCGATACGTTCCTGGTGCGGCCCGCGCCGGTGCTCGCGCAGGTGGCGGCGGACCGGTTCGCGCTGCGCAGGCTGGGGCGGGTCACGCAGGGCGCGGTGGTCCTCGCCTACGGCCTGACCGTGATCGACGTGGCGTGGACGCCGCTGAAGGTGCTGCTCGTCCCGGTCCTGGTGGTCAGCGGCGGCGCCATCTTCACGGCCGTGTTCATCGCGGGCGCGGCCTTCCAGATCGTCGCGCAGGACGCCTCCGAGGTGCAGAACGCGGCGACGTTCGGCGGCAACGCCATGCTCAGCTATCCGCCGACCGTGTTCGGCGACACGCTGTTGCGCGGCGTCACGTTCGTGCTGCCGCTCGCCTTCGTGAACTGGCTGCCCGGCCTCTACATCCTGGGCCGCCCCTATCCGCTCGACCTGCCGCGGTGGGTGGCGTTCGCGCCGCCGCTGGTGGCGGCCGTCTGTCTGGCCCTCGCGCTGTCCGCCTGGCGGGCGGCGCTTCGTACGTATCGCAGCACGGGGAGTTGA
- a CDS encoding ABC transporter ATP-binding protein — MGDETGDEFIRLDEVEKVFDVRRKTGFMRRERREVRAVDSLSFTVRRGEMVGYIGPNGAGKSTTIKMLTGILTPSGGRLRVAGIDPSRERSRLAHRMGVVFGQRTTLWWDLPLIDSYRLMRRMYRIEDGRYEENLARLVELLELDDLLDAPVRQLSLGQRMRGDIAAALLHDPEVLYLDEPTIGLDVVSKVKVRGFLRDLNADRGTTVLLTTHDLTDIEQLCRRVMVIDHGKLMYDGELEGLHATGGAAAERTLVVDLERELPPLDVEFARVVKVEGARQWLAFPAGQSAAPLVARIAERYPMVDLSVREPDIEAVIARMYARGTSVTP; from the coding sequence ATGGGTGACGAGACGGGTGACGAGTTCATTCGCCTCGACGAGGTCGAGAAGGTCTTCGACGTACGCCGCAAGACGGGCTTCATGCGGCGGGAGCGGCGCGAGGTGCGGGCCGTGGACTCGCTGAGCTTCACGGTGCGCCGCGGCGAGATGGTCGGCTACATCGGGCCGAACGGCGCGGGCAAGTCGACGACGATCAAGATGCTGACGGGGATCCTCACGCCGAGCGGGGGCCGGCTCCGGGTCGCCGGCATCGACCCCTCACGCGAACGGTCCCGCCTCGCGCACCGCATGGGCGTGGTCTTCGGCCAGCGGACGACGCTGTGGTGGGATCTGCCGCTGATCGACTCGTACCGCCTGATGCGGCGCATGTACCGGATCGAGGACGGCCGCTACGAGGAGAACCTGGCGCGCCTCGTCGAACTCCTGGAACTGGACGACCTGTTGGACGCGCCCGTGCGCCAGCTCTCGCTCGGCCAGCGGATGCGCGGCGACATCGCGGCGGCGCTGCTGCACGACCCCGAGGTGCTGTACCTGGACGAGCCGACGATCGGCCTCGACGTCGTGTCGAAGGTCAAAGTACGCGGATTCCTCCGGGACTTGAATGCCGACCGCGGCACGACGGTACTGCTCACGACACACGACCTCACCGACATCGAGCAGCTGTGCCGCCGCGTGATGGTCATCGACCACGGGAAGCTCATGTACGACGGTGAGCTGGAGGGCCTGCACGCGACGGGCGGCGCGGCGGCGGAGCGGACGCTCGTGGTCGATCTGGAGCGTGAACTGCCGCCTCTGGACGTCGAGTTCGCGCGGGTGGTGAAGGTGGAGGGGGCGCGGCAGTGGCTGGCGTTCCCGGCCGGGCAGTCGGCGGCGCCGCTCGTGGCGCGGATCGCCGAGCGGTATCCGATGGTCGACCTGTCGGTGCGCGAGCCGGACATCGAGGCGGTCATCGCGCGAATGTACGCGAGGGGCACGTCCGTCACGCCCTGA
- a CDS encoding DUF1707 SHOCT-like domain-containing protein, translating to MTDESGRPRPSADTPELRASDADRELVAERLRDALAEGRLDMEEFGERLDAAYQARTYGELAPLTKDLPVGAGASGAVSFVKEPLPEGAVDWASRIRGEASSTWGVGVMSGFQRKGRWTAPRRFNCFAFWGGGEIDLREADFEAREVVINCVAVMGGMNVVVPPGVEVVVRGIGIMGGFDHSEEGVPGDAGAPRVVVTGFAFWGGVGVERKVTRAERQRLKAARRQERLDQRSERRRLDRGPDESR from the coding sequence ATGACGGACGAATCCGGCCGACCGAGGCCCTCCGCTGACACCCCCGAACTACGCGCGTCCGACGCCGACCGCGAGCTCGTCGCCGAGCGGTTGCGGGACGCGCTCGCGGAGGGGCGGCTCGACATGGAGGAGTTCGGCGAGCGGCTCGACGCGGCGTATCAGGCGCGTACGTACGGGGAGTTGGCGCCGCTGACGAAGGACCTGCCGGTCGGGGCGGGCGCTTCGGGGGCCGTGAGTTTCGTGAAGGAGCCGCTGCCGGAGGGGGCCGTCGACTGGGCTTCGCGGATCCGGGGCGAGGCGAGTTCCACGTGGGGCGTCGGGGTCATGTCCGGGTTCCAGCGCAAGGGGCGGTGGACGGCGCCGCGGCGGTTCAACTGTTTCGCGTTCTGGGGCGGCGGCGAGATCGATCTGCGCGAGGCGGACTTCGAGGCGCGCGAGGTCGTGATCAACTGCGTGGCGGTCATGGGCGGGATGAACGTGGTCGTGCCGCCGGGCGTCGAGGTCGTGGTGCGTGGCATCGGCATCATGGGCGGCTTCGACCACAGCGAGGAGGGCGTGCCGGGGGACGCGGGCGCGCCGCGCGTGGTGGTCACCGGGTTCGCTTTCTGGGGCGGCGTCGGCGTGGAACGCAAGGTCACCCGCGCGGAACGCCAACGCCTCAAGGCGGCGCGGCGGCAGGAGAGGTTGGACCAGCGGTCGGAGCGGCGGCGGCTCGACCGGGGGCCGGACGAGTCCCGCTGA
- the rdgB gene encoding RdgB/HAM1 family non-canonical purine NTP pyrophosphatase, translated as MTRLILATRNNGKIVELRSILADAGLPHELVGADAYPEVPDVRETGVTFAENALLKAHALAQATGLPAVADDSGLCVDVLGGAPGIFSARWAGKHGDDQANLDLLLAQLGDIDEDRHRTAHFACAAALALPDGTERVVEGQLRGVLRHAPAGSGGFGYDPILQVEGDTRTCAELTADEKNAISHRGKAFRALVPVVRDLLV; from the coding sequence ATGACCCGCCTCATCCTCGCCACCCGTAACAACGGCAAGATCGTCGAGCTCCGCTCCATCCTCGCCGACGCCGGACTGCCCCACGAGCTGGTCGGCGCCGACGCGTATCCCGAGGTCCCGGACGTCCGTGAGACCGGCGTGACGTTCGCCGAGAACGCCCTTCTCAAGGCCCATGCCCTTGCCCAGGCCACCGGGCTGCCCGCCGTCGCCGACGACTCCGGCCTCTGCGTCGATGTCCTGGGCGGTGCTCCCGGGATCTTCTCGGCGCGTTGGGCCGGCAAGCACGGTGATGACCAGGCGAACCTGGATCTGTTGCTGGCGCAGCTCGGCGACATCGACGAGGACCGTCACCGTACGGCCCACTTCGCGTGTGCGGCGGCGCTTGCGTTGCCGGACGGTACGGAGCGGGTGGTCGAGGGGCAGTTGCGTGGGGTGCTGCGGCACGCCCCTGCGGGGTCGGGTGGTTTCGGCTACGACCCGATCCTCCAGGTCGAGGGTGACACCCGCACGTGCGCCGAACTGACGGCCGACGAGAAGAACGCGATCTCCCACCGAGGAAAGGCGTTCCGGGCACTGGTCCCGGTGGTCCGGGACCTGCTGGTCTGA
- the rph gene encoding ribonuclease PH: MSRIDGRTPEQLRPITIERGWSKHAEGSVLVSFGDTKVFCTASFTEGVPRWRKGSGEGWVTAEYSMLPRSTNTRGDREAVRGKIGGRTHEISRLIGRSLRAVIDYKALGENTIVLDCDVLQADGGTRTAAITGAYVALADAISWAQGKKLIKAGRKPLTGTVSAVSVGIIDGVPMLDLPYEEDVRADTDMNVVCTGDGRFVEIQGTAEAEPFARDELNALLDLAVGGCDELAAIQRKALEETLS; the protein is encoded by the coding sequence ATGTCTCGCATCGACGGCCGCACCCCCGAACAGCTCCGCCCGATCACCATCGAACGCGGCTGGAGCAAGCACGCCGAAGGCTCCGTCCTCGTCTCCTTCGGAGACACCAAGGTCTTCTGCACCGCCTCCTTCACCGAGGGCGTCCCGCGCTGGCGCAAGGGCAGCGGAGAGGGCTGGGTCACCGCCGAGTACTCGATGCTCCCGCGCTCCACGAACACCCGCGGCGACCGCGAGGCCGTCCGCGGCAAGATCGGCGGGCGTACGCACGAGATCAGCCGCCTGATCGGCCGCTCGCTGCGCGCCGTCATCGACTACAAGGCCCTCGGCGAGAACACGATCGTCCTCGACTGCGACGTCCTCCAGGCCGACGGCGGCACCCGCACGGCCGCCATCACCGGCGCGTATGTGGCGCTCGCCGACGCCATCTCCTGGGCCCAGGGCAAGAAGCTCATCAAGGCCGGCCGCAAGCCGCTGACCGGCACGGTGAGCGCCGTCTCCGTCGGCATCATCGACGGTGTCCCCATGCTCGACCTCCCGTACGAGGAGGATGTGCGCGCCGACACCGACATGAACGTCGTCTGCACCGGCGACGGCCGCTTCGTCGAGATCCAGGGCACCGCCGAGGCCGAGCCCTTCGCGCGCGACGAGCTCAACGCGCTTCTGGACCTGGCCGTCGGGGGCTGCGACGAGCTCGCGGCGATCCAGCGCAAGGCCCTGGAGGAGACCCTCTCCTAG
- a CDS encoding PTS glucose/sucrose transporter subunit IIB produces MATKAEKIVAGLGGLDNIEEVEGCITRLRTEVVNPELVDEAALKAAGAHGVVKMGTAIQVVIGTDADPIAADIEDMM; encoded by the coding sequence ATGGCCACGAAGGCTGAGAAGATCGTCGCCGGCCTCGGCGGACTCGACAACATCGAAGAGGTCGAGGGCTGCATCACCCGCCTGCGTACCGAGGTCGTCAACCCGGAGCTGGTCGACGAGGCCGCGCTCAAGGCCGCCGGCGCCCACGGCGTCGTCAAGATGGGCACCGCGATCCAGGTCGTCATCGGCACCGACGCGGACCCCATCGCCGCCGACATCGAAGACATGATGTGA
- a CDS encoding PTS transporter subunit EIIC: protein MSANAAAAPRPSPWSNFFQGLQKMGRSLQLPIAVLPAAGIVNRLGQPDVFGDDGLGWTNVAKVFSGAGGALLDADLGLPLLFCIGVAIGMAKKADGSTALAAVAGFLVYRGVLHQFPIDCPSGSKAVATGCLADGAVTAATFQNPGVFGGIIMGFLASFFWVRYHRTKLVSWLGFFNGRRLVPIIMAFVGIVFAALCLWIWPAIGDALESFSNWLESLGAVGSGIFGVANRALLVIGLHQFLNVPLWFQFGSYTKPDGTTVHGDINMFLSGDPTAGIYQSGFFPIMMFALPAACLAIVHCARPERRKVVGGMMLSLALTSFVTGITEPIEYSFVFIAPALYAVHAVLTGVSMAVTWALGVKDGFSFSAGLIDYLINWNLATKPWMIIPIGLAFAVLYYVIFRFAITKWDIKTPGREPEEEVEDITKA from the coding sequence ATGAGCGCCAACGCGGCCGCCGCACCACGACCGAGCCCCTGGAGCAACTTCTTCCAGGGGCTCCAGAAGATGGGGCGCAGCCTTCAACTGCCCATCGCCGTGCTGCCGGCGGCGGGCATCGTCAACCGGCTCGGCCAGCCCGATGTCTTCGGCGACGACGGTCTCGGCTGGACCAATGTCGCCAAGGTCTTCTCGGGCGCGGGCGGCGCGCTGCTCGACGCCGACCTCGGTCTGCCGCTGCTCTTCTGCATCGGCGTCGCGATCGGCATGGCCAAGAAGGCGGACGGTTCGACGGCTCTCGCGGCGGTGGCCGGGTTCCTCGTCTACCGGGGTGTGCTGCACCAGTTCCCGATCGACTGCCCGTCCGGGTCGAAGGCGGTGGCGACGGGCTGTCTGGCGGACGGGGCGGTGACCGCCGCGACGTTCCAGAACCCCGGGGTGTTCGGCGGCATCATCATGGGCTTCCTGGCCTCGTTCTTCTGGGTCCGCTACCACCGCACGAAGCTGGTCTCCTGGCTCGGCTTCTTCAACGGCCGCCGGCTCGTCCCGATCATCATGGCCTTCGTCGGCATCGTCTTCGCGGCGCTGTGCCTGTGGATCTGGCCGGCGATCGGTGACGCCCTGGAGAGCTTCTCGAACTGGCTGGAGAGCCTGGGCGCCGTCGGATCCGGCATCTTCGGTGTCGCCAACCGCGCGCTGCTCGTGATCGGCCTGCACCAGTTCCTCAACGTTCCGCTGTGGTTCCAGTTCGGCTCGTACACGAAGCCCGACGGCACCACCGTGCACGGCGACATCAACATGTTCCTGAGCGGCGACCCGACCGCGGGCATCTACCAGTCGGGCTTCTTCCCGATCATGATGTTCGCCCTCCCGGCGGCCTGTCTCGCGATCGTCCACTGCGCACGGCCCGAGCGGCGCAAGGTGGTCGGCGGCATGATGCTGTCGCTCGCGCTGACCTCGTTCGTCACGGGTATCACCGAGCCGATCGAGTACTCCTTCGTCTTCATCGCGCCGGCGCTGTACGCGGTGCACGCGGTGCTGACCGGCGTCTCGATGGCGGTGACCTGGGCGCTCGGCGTCAAGGACGGCTTCAGTTTCTCCGCGGGTCTGATCGACTACCTGATCAACTGGAACCTGGCCACCAAGCCATGGATGATCATTCCGATCGGCCTCGCCTTCGCCGTCCTCTATTACGTGATCTTCCGTTTCGCGATCACGAAGTGGGACATCAAGACACCGGGCCGCGAGCCCGAGGAAGAAGTCGAGGACATCACCAAGGCATAA